A DNA window from Providencia huaxiensis contains the following coding sequences:
- a CDS encoding PIN domain-containing protein has product MKDSKYNALCVDTSIFINHGLTLNKGLLKRLDQFKDSNIELVIPDIIIEELKKHLLKKKQEKHAGLSSAIKDFIRYYDSHNDRLVDFQDMVSELIPNESTDKSISEFIGRTGLEIINVDDCLDVKKLMKMYFSNQPPFEETGKKKSEFPDAIALLSLDAWAEEYNKKIIAVSIDQDWLKYAEHSEHIDVIADLSSAISKLQSQIDPEILLTELANMLDSSSGQFYSLIKEKAEDYTNQIEPQPDVNSDFEFDYDYLEISFNDITFSHSPSNPLFLKLIQFEDDMVVVQTRVNINANAYCDFTLFHRDSTDKDYFNIGTTSESTNFDFDTDILITFTGNFENVSNIIDVDIYDVEFLSSPSYISFGYIEPSYNYEPD; this is encoded by the coding sequence ATGAAAGATAGTAAATATAATGCCTTATGTGTTGACACTTCCATTTTTATAAACCATGGATTAACATTGAATAAAGGGCTACTAAAAAGATTAGACCAATTTAAAGACTCAAATATAGAATTAGTTATACCAGATATCATTATTGAGGAATTAAAAAAACATCTTTTGAAAAAAAAACAAGAGAAGCATGCTGGTTTAAGTTCGGCTATAAAAGACTTCATTCGATACTATGACTCGCATAATGATAGGCTGGTCGATTTTCAAGATATGGTTAGCGAATTAATACCTAATGAGTCAACTGATAAATCAATATCCGAATTCATTGGTAGAACGGGATTAGAAATTATTAATGTTGATGATTGCCTAGATGTAAAAAAATTAATGAAAATGTATTTTTCAAATCAGCCACCATTTGAGGAGACAGGTAAGAAAAAATCAGAATTCCCAGATGCAATTGCTCTCCTTTCATTAGATGCATGGGCAGAAGAATACAATAAAAAAATTATTGCGGTAAGTATAGATCAAGATTGGCTGAAATACGCTGAACACTCTGAACACATTGATGTTATTGCTGACCTATCAAGCGCAATCTCAAAGCTTCAATCACAAATAGATCCTGAAATACTATTAACTGAATTAGCTAATATGTTAGATTCCTCCTCTGGGCAATTTTACTCTTTAATCAAAGAAAAGGCTGAGGATTATACCAACCAAATAGAACCTCAACCAGATGTAAATTCTGATTTTGAATTTGACTATGACTACTTAGAAATTAGTTTTAATGATATTACATTTTCGCATTCACCTTCAAATCCATTGTTTTTAAAATTAATTCAGTTTGAAGATGATATGGTTGTTGTGCAAACAAGAGTGAATATAAATGCAAACGCTTATTGTGATTTCACTTTATTCCATAGGGACTCAACAGATAAAGATTATTTTAATATAGGTACAACATCTGAAAGCACAAACTTTGATTTTGATACGGATATATTAATCACCTTTACTGGCAATTTTGAAAATGTGAGTAATATAATTGACGTAGATATATATGATGTTGAGTTTTTATCCTCACCTTCTTATATTAGTTTTGGCTATATTGAACCATCATACAATTACGAACCCGATTAA
- a CDS encoding helix-turn-helix domain-containing protein, whose product MFKGSNLRLARLYHELSLEQVAERVGKTRQYIQRLETDDASPTQELTNELANALQVNIDFFYESSDVLVNEEIVHFRKRSSTRMSTKLATLSRAELYRRLINIFDEYLNLPPVKFPSIKVITQDDIEKAAEKCRSDWGLGMGPIENMTRLAEKLGAFVTSFESVSDEVDALSVPLSRPFIVRNMAKRSPCRQRFDIAHEVGHLILHEGISTGDRITESQANRFASALLLPRSSMAKYFPRPIGGRIDWKGLSNFKLTWNVSKAAIIYRAHQLSLLTDAQYKTAFFGLKRKGEAIDEREDYLIEHEKPEFFHRAIRVLINELGISPQDLANRLRISVNMLSNLSGDILLSEKVSQPEESNVVSLAGYRLKFA is encoded by the coding sequence GTGTTTAAAGGCTCTAATTTACGATTGGCTCGTCTGTATCACGAGCTATCTCTTGAGCAAGTTGCTGAGCGGGTTGGTAAAACCCGCCAATACATTCAGCGCTTGGAAACGGATGATGCATCACCAACACAAGAGCTTACAAATGAATTAGCTAATGCCTTACAGGTTAATATTGATTTTTTTTATGAAAGTAGTGATGTTCTAGTTAACGAGGAAATCGTACATTTTAGAAAACGAAGTTCAACACGGATGTCGACTAAGCTAGCAACGTTGTCACGAGCAGAGTTGTATAGAAGGCTAATTAATATTTTTGACGAATATTTAAACTTACCTCCAGTTAAATTCCCGTCAATTAAAGTTATAACGCAAGATGATATTGAGAAGGCGGCTGAAAAGTGTCGATCTGATTGGGGATTAGGCATGGGACCCATAGAGAATATGACACGTTTAGCTGAAAAATTGGGGGCTTTTGTTACCTCTTTTGAATCTGTTTCAGATGAGGTTGATGCACTATCAGTGCCTTTAAGTCGTCCATTTATTGTTCGAAATATGGCGAAAAGGTCTCCATGCAGGCAACGATTTGATATAGCTCATGAAGTTGGGCATTTAATTTTGCATGAAGGTATATCTACAGGCGATAGAATAACAGAATCACAAGCGAATAGATTTGCTTCTGCACTTTTGTTACCTAGATCTTCAATGGCAAAATATTTTCCTCGACCAATAGGAGGAAGGATAGATTGGAAGGGGTTAAGCAATTTCAAGCTGACATGGAATGTCAGTAAAGCGGCTATAATCTATAGGGCTCATCAGCTGTCTTTATTGACTGACGCTCAGTATAAAACTGCTTTCTTTGGGTTAAAAAGAAAAGGTGAAGCAATTGATGAGAGGGAAGATTATCTAATTGAACATGAAAAACCAGAGTTTTTTCATAGGGCGATTAGAGTTCTTATTAATGAATTAGGTATAAGCCCCCAAGATTTAGCTAATAGGCTCAGAATTTCAGTGAATATGCTTTCTAATTTATCTGGAGACATTTTGTTATCTGAGAAAGTCTCGCAACCGGAAGAAAGCAATGTAGTATCTCTAGCTGGGTATAGATTAAAATTCGCTTAG